Proteins from a single region of Salvelinus sp. IW2-2015 linkage group LG4p, ASM291031v2, whole genome shotgun sequence:
- the LOC111958317 gene encoding phosphatidylinositol-binding clathrin assembly protein isoform X11, whose product MSGQSITDRITAAQHSVTGSAVSKTVCKATTHEIMGPKKKHLDYLIHCTNEMNVNIPQLADSLFERTTSTSWVVVFKSLIATHHLMVYGNERFVQYLASRNTLFNLSNFLDKSGLQGYDMSTFIRRYSRYLNEKAVSYRQVAFDFTKVKRGVDGVMRTMNTEKLLKTIPIIQNQMDALLDFNVNANELTNGVINAGFMLLFKDSIRLFAAYNEGIINLLEKYFDMKKTQCKEGLDIYKKFLTRMTRISEFLKVAEQVGIDRGDIPDLSQAPSSLLEALEQHLASLEGKKVKDSTAASRASTLSNAVSSLASTGMSFTKVDEREKQAALEEEQARLKALKEQRLKELSKRPSFATTDXSPVSTTGVTISTAPAIDLFSTPSCSNGALKMESDLFDIQQTFNPSMQASSTGLPVATAWAGYSTATQAPPPGALQVDFESVFGAKASGANNMESDDILKPTMVGSNQALCSINQLSDKLVGDDLDSSLANLVGNLGIGNGTTKNDIHWSQPGEKRLTGGSNWQPKAAPNTTWNPVSMTPPVMAYPATTPTGMMGGYGMPPQQLGSMGMMNQPNMMYNQPVMRPPNPFSSVSSAQPSAASSPSSQSPLRAPGQDPFAQLSLKDFL is encoded by the exons ATGTCGGGGCAGAGCATTACTGACAGGATAACTGCAGCCCAGCACAGTGTAACTGGATCTGCTGTGTCGAAAACAGTATGCAAGGCCACCACACATGAAATAATGGGTCCGAAAAAGAAACATTTGGATT ACCTGATCCATTGCACCAATGAGATGAACGTGAACATTCCCCAGCTGGCTGACTCACTGTTTGAGAGGACCACCAGCACGAGCTGGGTGGTGGTGTTCAAGTCGCTCATCGCCACACACCACCTCATGGTCTACGGCAATGAG CGTTTTGTCCAGTACTTGGCTTCAAGGAACACATTATTCAACCTCAGCAATTTTTTGGACAAAAGTGGTTTACAAG gctaCGATATGTCCACATTTATCCGGAGGTACAGTCGATATCTGAATGAGAAGGCTGTGTCATACAGACAGGTTGCCTTTGACTTCACTAAAGTAAAGCGAGG gGTGGATGGGGTGATGAGGACCATGAATACAGAGAAGCTACTGAAGACCATCCCTATCATACAAAACCAGATGGACGCCCTCCTCGACTTCAAT GTTAATGCCAATGAGCTCACAAACGGAGTGATCAATGCAGGGTTCATGCTCCTCTTCAAAGATTCCATTAGGCTTTTTGCTGCATATAACGAAGGCATCATCAACCTGCTGG aGAAGTACTTTGACATGAAGAAAACCCAGTGTAAAGAGGGCCTGGATATCTACAAGAAGTTCCTGACCCGAATGACCCGAATCTCAGAGTTCCTTAAAGTGGCAGAG CAGGTGGGGATTGATCGAGGAGACATTCCAGACCTTTCCCAG GCTCCCAGTAGCCTTCTGGAAGCTCTGgagcagcacctggcctcactaGAGGGGAAGAAAGTCAAAGACTCCACCGCTGCCAGCAG GGCCAGTACTCTATCCAACGCAGTGTCCTCGCTGGCCAGTACAGGGATGTCTTTTACTAAAGTAGACGAGCGGGAGAAGCAGGCTGctctggaggaggaacaggctcgtCTCAAAGCACTGAAG GAACAGAGGCTGAAGGAGCTCTCGAAGAGGCCTTCCTTTGCCACCACAGACYCGTCTCCTGTCTCCACCACCGGGGTCACTATCAGCACAGCCCCAGCCATCGACCTTTTCTCCACACCCAGCTGCTCCAATGG TGCTCTGAAGATGGAGAGTGACCTGTTTGACATTCAGCAGACGTTTAACCCTTCAATGCAGGCCAGTTCTACAGGGCTTCCTGTGGCCACAGCATGGGCAG GGTACTCCACAGCAACACAGGCCCCTCCCCCAGGAGCACTCCAAGTGGACTTCGAGTCAGTCTTTGGAGCCAAAGCTTCCGGTGCTAATAACATGGAATCTGATG ACATCCTGAAACCCACCATGGTTGGCTCCAATCAGGCCCTGTGCTCAATCAATCAGCTGTCAGACAAACTGGTAGGAGATGACCTGGACTCCTCCCTGGCCAACCTGGTGGGAA ATCTCGGGATTGGAAATGGCACAACGAAAAA TGACATCCACTGGAGCCAGCCTGGGGAGAAGAGGCTGACTGGCGGTAGCAACTGGCAGcccaaagcagccccaaacacCACCTGGAACCCCGTCTCCATG ACCCCCCCAGTCATGGCCTACCCTGCAACAACACCCACAGGCATGATGGGAGGATATGGCATG CCACCCCAACAGCTTGGCTCTATGGGTATGATGAACCAACCCAACATGATGTACAACCAGCCCGTCATGAGGCCGCCCAACCCCTTCAGCTCTGTATCCAGCGcccag CCCTCTGCAGCCTCTAGTCCTTCCAGCCAGAGTCCTCTCAGAGCCCCTGGACAGGACCCATTTGCACAGCTCTCTCTCAAGGATTTCTTGTAG
- the LOC111958317 gene encoding phosphatidylinositol-binding clathrin assembly protein isoform X9: MSGQSITDRITAAQHSVTGSAVSKTVCKATTHEIMGPKKKHLDYLIHCTNEMNVNIPQLADSLFERTTSTSWVVVFKSLIATHHLMVYGNERFVQYLASRNTLFNLSNFLDKSGLQGLSLPGYDMSTFIRRYSRYLNEKAVSYRQVAFDFTKVKRGVDGVMRTMNTEKLLKTIPIIQNQMDALLDFNVNANELTNGVINAGFMLLFKDSIRLFAAYNEGIINLLEKYFDMKKTQCKEGLDIYKKFLTRMTRISEFLKVAEQVGIDRGDIPDLSQAPSSLLEALEQHLASLEGKKVKDSTAASRASTLSNAVSSLASTGMSFTKVDEREKQAALEEEQARLKALKEQRLKELSKRPSFATTDXSPVSTTGVTISTAPAIDLFSTPSCSNGALKMESDLFDIQQTFNPSMQASSTGLPVATAWADSFCGGPVAMAQHLPHQAPYPTEPSAVAGQFRGYSTATQAPPPGALQVDFESVFGAKASGANNMESDDILKPTMVGSNQALCSINQLSDKLVGDDLDSSLANLVGNLGIGNGTTKNDIHWSQPGEKRLTGGSNWQPKAAPNTTWNPVSMTPPVMAYPATTPTGMMGGYGMPPQQLGSMGMMNQPNMMYNQPVMRPPNPFSSVSSAQPSAASSPSSQSPLRAPGQDPFAQLSLKDFL, from the exons ATGTCGGGGCAGAGCATTACTGACAGGATAACTGCAGCCCAGCACAGTGTAACTGGATCTGCTGTGTCGAAAACAGTATGCAAGGCCACCACACATGAAATAATGGGTCCGAAAAAGAAACATTTGGATT ACCTGATCCATTGCACCAATGAGATGAACGTGAACATTCCCCAGCTGGCTGACTCACTGTTTGAGAGGACCACCAGCACGAGCTGGGTGGTGGTGTTCAAGTCGCTCATCGCCACACACCACCTCATGGTCTACGGCAATGAG CGTTTTGTCCAGTACTTGGCTTCAAGGAACACATTATTCAACCTCAGCAATTTTTTGGACAAAAGTGGTTTACAAG gtctctctctcccaggctaCGATATGTCCACATTTATCCGGAGGTACAGTCGATATCTGAATGAGAAGGCTGTGTCATACAGACAGGTTGCCTTTGACTTCACTAAAGTAAAGCGAGG gGTGGATGGGGTGATGAGGACCATGAATACAGAGAAGCTACTGAAGACCATCCCTATCATACAAAACCAGATGGACGCCCTCCTCGACTTCAAT GTTAATGCCAATGAGCTCACAAACGGAGTGATCAATGCAGGGTTCATGCTCCTCTTCAAAGATTCCATTAGGCTTTTTGCTGCATATAACGAAGGCATCATCAACCTGCTGG aGAAGTACTTTGACATGAAGAAAACCCAGTGTAAAGAGGGCCTGGATATCTACAAGAAGTTCCTGACCCGAATGACCCGAATCTCAGAGTTCCTTAAAGTGGCAGAG CAGGTGGGGATTGATCGAGGAGACATTCCAGACCTTTCCCAG GCTCCCAGTAGCCTTCTGGAAGCTCTGgagcagcacctggcctcactaGAGGGGAAGAAAGTCAAAGACTCCACCGCTGCCAGCAG GGCCAGTACTCTATCCAACGCAGTGTCCTCGCTGGCCAGTACAGGGATGTCTTTTACTAAAGTAGACGAGCGGGAGAAGCAGGCTGctctggaggaggaacaggctcgtCTCAAAGCACTGAAG GAACAGAGGCTGAAGGAGCTCTCGAAGAGGCCTTCCTTTGCCACCACAGACYCGTCTCCTGTCTCCACCACCGGGGTCACTATCAGCACAGCCCCAGCCATCGACCTTTTCTCCACACCCAGCTGCTCCAATGG TGCTCTGAAGATGGAGAGTGACCTGTTTGACATTCAGCAGACGTTTAACCCTTCAATGCAGGCCAGTTCTACAGGGCTTCCTGTGGCCACAGCATGGGCAG ACTCCTTCTGTGGTGGTCCAGTGGCCATGGCCCAGCACCTTCCACACCAGGCTCCCTACCCCACTGAGCCCTCTGCTGTAGCAGGTCAATTCAGAG GGTACTCCACAGCAACACAGGCCCCTCCCCCAGGAGCACTCCAAGTGGACTTCGAGTCAGTCTTTGGAGCCAAAGCTTCCGGTGCTAATAACATGGAATCTGATG ACATCCTGAAACCCACCATGGTTGGCTCCAATCAGGCCCTGTGCTCAATCAATCAGCTGTCAGACAAACTGGTAGGAGATGACCTGGACTCCTCCCTGGCCAACCTGGTGGGAA ATCTCGGGATTGGAAATGGCACAACGAAAAA TGACATCCACTGGAGCCAGCCTGGGGAGAAGAGGCTGACTGGCGGTAGCAACTGGCAGcccaaagcagccccaaacacCACCTGGAACCCCGTCTCCATG ACCCCCCCAGTCATGGCCTACCCTGCAACAACACCCACAGGCATGATGGGAGGATATGGCATG CCACCCCAACAGCTTGGCTCTATGGGTATGATGAACCAACCCAACATGATGTACAACCAGCCCGTCATGAGGCCGCCCAACCCCTTCAGCTCTGTATCCAGCGcccag CCCTCTGCAGCCTCTAGTCCTTCCAGCCAGAGTCCTCTCAGAGCCCCTGGACAGGACCCATTTGCACAGCTCTCTCTCAAGGATTTCTTGTAG
- the LOC111958317 gene encoding phosphatidylinositol-binding clathrin assembly protein isoform X8, with protein MSGQSITDRITAAQHSVTGSAVSKTVCKATTHEIMGPKKKHLDYLIHCTNEMNVNIPQLADSLFERTTSTSWVVVFKSLIATHHLMVYGNERFVQYLASRNTLFNLSNFLDKSGLQGLSLPGYDMSTFIRRYSRYLNEKAVSYRQVAFDFTKVKRGVDGVMRTMNTEKLLKTIPIIQNQMDALLDFNVNANELTNGVINAGFMLLFKDSIRLFAAYNEGIINLLEKYFDMKKTQCKEGLDIYKKFLTRMTRISEFLKVAEQVGIDRGDIPDLSQAPSSLLEALEQHLASLEGKKVKDSTAASRASTLSNAVSSLASTGMSFTKVDEREKQAALEEEQARLKALKEQRLKELSKRPSFATTDXSPVSTTGVTISTAPAIDLFSTPSCSNGALKMESDLFDIQQTFNPSMQASSTGLPVATAWADPFTSAEAGDDSMPNLNPFLSKVVVDAAAHLPVVSSDGVSYSSRTSGHEMFSGYSTATQAPPPGALQVDFESVFGAKASGANNMESDDILKPTMVGSNQALCSINQLSDKLVGDDLDSSLANLVGNLGIGNGTTKNDIHWSQPGEKRLTGGSNWQPKAAPNTTWNPVSMTPPVMAYPATTPTGMMGGYGMPPQQLGSMGMMNQPNMMYNQPVMRPPNPFSSVSSAQPSAASSPSSQSPLRAPGQDPFAQLSLKDFL; from the exons ATGTCGGGGCAGAGCATTACTGACAGGATAACTGCAGCCCAGCACAGTGTAACTGGATCTGCTGTGTCGAAAACAGTATGCAAGGCCACCACACATGAAATAATGGGTCCGAAAAAGAAACATTTGGATT ACCTGATCCATTGCACCAATGAGATGAACGTGAACATTCCCCAGCTGGCTGACTCACTGTTTGAGAGGACCACCAGCACGAGCTGGGTGGTGGTGTTCAAGTCGCTCATCGCCACACACCACCTCATGGTCTACGGCAATGAG CGTTTTGTCCAGTACTTGGCTTCAAGGAACACATTATTCAACCTCAGCAATTTTTTGGACAAAAGTGGTTTACAAG gtctctctctcccaggctaCGATATGTCCACATTTATCCGGAGGTACAGTCGATATCTGAATGAGAAGGCTGTGTCATACAGACAGGTTGCCTTTGACTTCACTAAAGTAAAGCGAGG gGTGGATGGGGTGATGAGGACCATGAATACAGAGAAGCTACTGAAGACCATCCCTATCATACAAAACCAGATGGACGCCCTCCTCGACTTCAAT GTTAATGCCAATGAGCTCACAAACGGAGTGATCAATGCAGGGTTCATGCTCCTCTTCAAAGATTCCATTAGGCTTTTTGCTGCATATAACGAAGGCATCATCAACCTGCTGG aGAAGTACTTTGACATGAAGAAAACCCAGTGTAAAGAGGGCCTGGATATCTACAAGAAGTTCCTGACCCGAATGACCCGAATCTCAGAGTTCCTTAAAGTGGCAGAG CAGGTGGGGATTGATCGAGGAGACATTCCAGACCTTTCCCAG GCTCCCAGTAGCCTTCTGGAAGCTCTGgagcagcacctggcctcactaGAGGGGAAGAAAGTCAAAGACTCCACCGCTGCCAGCAG GGCCAGTACTCTATCCAACGCAGTGTCCTCGCTGGCCAGTACAGGGATGTCTTTTACTAAAGTAGACGAGCGGGAGAAGCAGGCTGctctggaggaggaacaggctcgtCTCAAAGCACTGAAG GAACAGAGGCTGAAGGAGCTCTCGAAGAGGCCTTCCTTTGCCACCACAGACYCGTCTCCTGTCTCCACCACCGGGGTCACTATCAGCACAGCCCCAGCCATCGACCTTTTCTCCACACCCAGCTGCTCCAATGG TGCTCTGAAGATGGAGAGTGACCTGTTTGACATTCAGCAGACGTTTAACCCTTCAATGCAGGCCAGTTCTACAGGGCTTCCTGTGGCCACAGCATGGGCAG ATCCTTTCACCTCTGCTGAAGCTGGAGATGACTCCatgccaaaccttaaccctttccTGTCAAAAGTCGTTGTCGATGCAGCCGCTCACTTACCTGTCGTGTCCTCCGACGGTGTTAGCTATTCCTCTAGGACGTCTGGTCATGAAATGTTTAGTG GGTACTCCACAGCAACACAGGCCCCTCCCCCAGGAGCACTCCAAGTGGACTTCGAGTCAGTCTTTGGAGCCAAAGCTTCCGGTGCTAATAACATGGAATCTGATG ACATCCTGAAACCCACCATGGTTGGCTCCAATCAGGCCCTGTGCTCAATCAATCAGCTGTCAGACAAACTGGTAGGAGATGACCTGGACTCCTCCCTGGCCAACCTGGTGGGAA ATCTCGGGATTGGAAATGGCACAACGAAAAA TGACATCCACTGGAGCCAGCCTGGGGAGAAGAGGCTGACTGGCGGTAGCAACTGGCAGcccaaagcagccccaaacacCACCTGGAACCCCGTCTCCATG ACCCCCCCAGTCATGGCCTACCCTGCAACAACACCCACAGGCATGATGGGAGGATATGGCATG CCACCCCAACAGCTTGGCTCTATGGGTATGATGAACCAACCCAACATGATGTACAACCAGCCCGTCATGAGGCCGCCCAACCCCTTCAGCTCTGTATCCAGCGcccag CCCTCTGCAGCCTCTAGTCCTTCCAGCCAGAGTCCTCTCAGAGCCCCTGGACAGGACCCATTTGCACAGCTCTCTCTCAAGGATTTCTTGTAG
- the LOC111958317 gene encoding phosphatidylinositol-binding clathrin assembly protein isoform X1: protein MSGQSITDRITAAQHSVTGSAVSKTVCKATTHEIMGPKKKHLDYLIHCTNEMNVNIPQLADSLFERTTSTSWVVVFKSLIATHHLMVYGNERFVQYLASRNTLFNLSNFLDKSGLQGLSLPGYDMSTFIRRYSRYLNEKAVSYRQVAFDFTKVKRGVDGVMRTMNTEKLLKTIPIIQNQMDALLDFNVNANELTNGVINAGFMLLFKDSIRLFAAYNEGIINLLEKYFDMKKTQCKEGLDIYKKFLTRMTRISEFLKVAEQVGIDRGDIPDLSQAPSSLLEALEQHLASLEGKKVKDSTAASRASTLSNAVSSLASTGMSFTKVDEREKQAALEEEQARLKALKEQRLKELSKRPSFATTDXSPVSTTGVTISTAPAIDLFSTPSCSNGALKMESDLFDIQQTFNPSMQASSTGLPVATAWADPFTSAEAGDDSMPNLNPFLSKVVVDAAAHLPVVSSDGVSYSSRTSGHEMFSDRYNPFTDTNSSVSTNYKRTVRIEHSISDSFCGGPVAMAQHLPHQAPYPTEPSAVAGQFRGYSTATQAPPPGALQVDFESVFGAKASGANNMESDDILKPTMVGSNQALCSINQLSDKLVGDDLDSSLANLVGNLGIGNGTTKNDIHWSQPGEKRLTGGSNWQPKAAPNTTWNPVSMTPPVMAYPATTPTGMMGGYGMPPQQLGSMGMMNQPNMMYNQPVMRPPNPFSSVSSAQPSAASSPSSQSPLRAPGQDPFAQLSLKDFL from the exons ATGTCGGGGCAGAGCATTACTGACAGGATAACTGCAGCCCAGCACAGTGTAACTGGATCTGCTGTGTCGAAAACAGTATGCAAGGCCACCACACATGAAATAATGGGTCCGAAAAAGAAACATTTGGATT ACCTGATCCATTGCACCAATGAGATGAACGTGAACATTCCCCAGCTGGCTGACTCACTGTTTGAGAGGACCACCAGCACGAGCTGGGTGGTGGTGTTCAAGTCGCTCATCGCCACACACCACCTCATGGTCTACGGCAATGAG CGTTTTGTCCAGTACTTGGCTTCAAGGAACACATTATTCAACCTCAGCAATTTTTTGGACAAAAGTGGTTTACAAG gtctctctctcccaggctaCGATATGTCCACATTTATCCGGAGGTACAGTCGATATCTGAATGAGAAGGCTGTGTCATACAGACAGGTTGCCTTTGACTTCACTAAAGTAAAGCGAGG gGTGGATGGGGTGATGAGGACCATGAATACAGAGAAGCTACTGAAGACCATCCCTATCATACAAAACCAGATGGACGCCCTCCTCGACTTCAAT GTTAATGCCAATGAGCTCACAAACGGAGTGATCAATGCAGGGTTCATGCTCCTCTTCAAAGATTCCATTAGGCTTTTTGCTGCATATAACGAAGGCATCATCAACCTGCTGG aGAAGTACTTTGACATGAAGAAAACCCAGTGTAAAGAGGGCCTGGATATCTACAAGAAGTTCCTGACCCGAATGACCCGAATCTCAGAGTTCCTTAAAGTGGCAGAG CAGGTGGGGATTGATCGAGGAGACATTCCAGACCTTTCCCAG GCTCCCAGTAGCCTTCTGGAAGCTCTGgagcagcacctggcctcactaGAGGGGAAGAAAGTCAAAGACTCCACCGCTGCCAGCAG GGCCAGTACTCTATCCAACGCAGTGTCCTCGCTGGCCAGTACAGGGATGTCTTTTACTAAAGTAGACGAGCGGGAGAAGCAGGCTGctctggaggaggaacaggctcgtCTCAAAGCACTGAAG GAACAGAGGCTGAAGGAGCTCTCGAAGAGGCCTTCCTTTGCCACCACAGACYCGTCTCCTGTCTCCACCACCGGGGTCACTATCAGCACAGCCCCAGCCATCGACCTTTTCTCCACACCCAGCTGCTCCAATGG TGCTCTGAAGATGGAGAGTGACCTGTTTGACATTCAGCAGACGTTTAACCCTTCAATGCAGGCCAGTTCTACAGGGCTTCCTGTGGCCACAGCATGGGCAG ATCCTTTCACCTCTGCTGAAGCTGGAGATGACTCCatgccaaaccttaaccctttccTGTCAAAAGTCGTTGTCGATGCAGCCGCTCACTTACCTGTCGTGTCCTCCGACGGTGTTAGCTATTCCTCTAGGACGTCTGGTCATGAAATGTTTAGTG ATCGTTATAATCCCTTTACTGACACAAACTCGTCCGTTTCAACCAATTACAAACGCACAGTGCGGATAGAACACTCCATCTCAG ACTCCTTCTGTGGTGGTCCAGTGGCCATGGCCCAGCACCTTCCACACCAGGCTCCCTACCCCACTGAGCCCTCTGCTGTAGCAGGTCAATTCAGAG GGTACTCCACAGCAACACAGGCCCCTCCCCCAGGAGCACTCCAAGTGGACTTCGAGTCAGTCTTTGGAGCCAAAGCTTCCGGTGCTAATAACATGGAATCTGATG ACATCCTGAAACCCACCATGGTTGGCTCCAATCAGGCCCTGTGCTCAATCAATCAGCTGTCAGACAAACTGGTAGGAGATGACCTGGACTCCTCCCTGGCCAACCTGGTGGGAA ATCTCGGGATTGGAAATGGCACAACGAAAAA TGACATCCACTGGAGCCAGCCTGGGGAGAAGAGGCTGACTGGCGGTAGCAACTGGCAGcccaaagcagccccaaacacCACCTGGAACCCCGTCTCCATG ACCCCCCCAGTCATGGCCTACCCTGCAACAACACCCACAGGCATGATGGGAGGATATGGCATG CCACCCCAACAGCTTGGCTCTATGGGTATGATGAACCAACCCAACATGATGTACAACCAGCCCGTCATGAGGCCGCCCAACCCCTTCAGCTCTGTATCCAGCGcccag CCCTCTGCAGCCTCTAGTCCTTCCAGCCAGAGTCCTCTCAGAGCCCCTGGACAGGACCCATTTGCACAGCTCTCTCTCAAGGATTTCTTGTAG
- the LOC111958317 gene encoding phosphatidylinositol-binding clathrin assembly protein isoform X7: protein MSGQSITDRITAAQHSVTGSAVSKTVCKATTHEIMGPKKKHLDYLIHCTNEMNVNIPQLADSLFERTTSTSWVVVFKSLIATHHLMVYGNERFVQYLASRNTLFNLSNFLDKSGLQGLSLPGYDMSTFIRRYSRYLNEKAVSYRQVAFDFTKVKRGVDGVMRTMNTEKLLKTIPIIQNQMDALLDFNVNANELTNGVINAGFMLLFKDSIRLFAAYNEGIINLLEKYFDMKKTQCKEGLDIYKKFLTRMTRISEFLKVAEQVGIDRGDIPDLSQAPSSLLEALEQHLASLEGKKVKDSTAASRASTLSNAVSSLASTGMSFTKVDEREKQAALEEEQARLKALKEQRLKELSKRPSFATTDXSPVSTTGVTISTAPAIDLFSTPSCSNGALKMESDLFDIQQTFNPSMQASSTGLPVATAWADPFTSAEAGDDSMPNLNPFLSKVVVDAAAHLPVVSSDGVSYSSRTSGHEMFSDSFCGGPVAMAQHLPHQAPYPTEPSAVAGQFRGYSTATQAPPPGALQVDFESVFGAKASGANNMESDDILKPTMVGSNQALCSINQLSDKLVGDDLDSSLANLVGNLGIGNGTTKNDIHWSQPGEKRLTGGSNWQPKAAPNTTWNPVSMTPPVMAYPATTPTGMMGGYGMPPQQLGSMGMMNQPNMMYNQPVMRPPNPFSSVSSAQPSAASSPSSQSPLRAPGQDPFAQLSLKDFL, encoded by the exons ATGTCGGGGCAGAGCATTACTGACAGGATAACTGCAGCCCAGCACAGTGTAACTGGATCTGCTGTGTCGAAAACAGTATGCAAGGCCACCACACATGAAATAATGGGTCCGAAAAAGAAACATTTGGATT ACCTGATCCATTGCACCAATGAGATGAACGTGAACATTCCCCAGCTGGCTGACTCACTGTTTGAGAGGACCACCAGCACGAGCTGGGTGGTGGTGTTCAAGTCGCTCATCGCCACACACCACCTCATGGTCTACGGCAATGAG CGTTTTGTCCAGTACTTGGCTTCAAGGAACACATTATTCAACCTCAGCAATTTTTTGGACAAAAGTGGTTTACAAG gtctctctctcccaggctaCGATATGTCCACATTTATCCGGAGGTACAGTCGATATCTGAATGAGAAGGCTGTGTCATACAGACAGGTTGCCTTTGACTTCACTAAAGTAAAGCGAGG gGTGGATGGGGTGATGAGGACCATGAATACAGAGAAGCTACTGAAGACCATCCCTATCATACAAAACCAGATGGACGCCCTCCTCGACTTCAAT GTTAATGCCAATGAGCTCACAAACGGAGTGATCAATGCAGGGTTCATGCTCCTCTTCAAAGATTCCATTAGGCTTTTTGCTGCATATAACGAAGGCATCATCAACCTGCTGG aGAAGTACTTTGACATGAAGAAAACCCAGTGTAAAGAGGGCCTGGATATCTACAAGAAGTTCCTGACCCGAATGACCCGAATCTCAGAGTTCCTTAAAGTGGCAGAG CAGGTGGGGATTGATCGAGGAGACATTCCAGACCTTTCCCAG GCTCCCAGTAGCCTTCTGGAAGCTCTGgagcagcacctggcctcactaGAGGGGAAGAAAGTCAAAGACTCCACCGCTGCCAGCAG GGCCAGTACTCTATCCAACGCAGTGTCCTCGCTGGCCAGTACAGGGATGTCTTTTACTAAAGTAGACGAGCGGGAGAAGCAGGCTGctctggaggaggaacaggctcgtCTCAAAGCACTGAAG GAACAGAGGCTGAAGGAGCTCTCGAAGAGGCCTTCCTTTGCCACCACAGACYCGTCTCCTGTCTCCACCACCGGGGTCACTATCAGCACAGCCCCAGCCATCGACCTTTTCTCCACACCCAGCTGCTCCAATGG TGCTCTGAAGATGGAGAGTGACCTGTTTGACATTCAGCAGACGTTTAACCCTTCAATGCAGGCCAGTTCTACAGGGCTTCCTGTGGCCACAGCATGGGCAG ATCCTTTCACCTCTGCTGAAGCTGGAGATGACTCCatgccaaaccttaaccctttccTGTCAAAAGTCGTTGTCGATGCAGCCGCTCACTTACCTGTCGTGTCCTCCGACGGTGTTAGCTATTCCTCTAGGACGTCTGGTCATGAAATGTTTAGTG ACTCCTTCTGTGGTGGTCCAGTGGCCATGGCCCAGCACCTTCCACACCAGGCTCCCTACCCCACTGAGCCCTCTGCTGTAGCAGGTCAATTCAGAG GGTACTCCACAGCAACACAGGCCCCTCCCCCAGGAGCACTCCAAGTGGACTTCGAGTCAGTCTTTGGAGCCAAAGCTTCCGGTGCTAATAACATGGAATCTGATG ACATCCTGAAACCCACCATGGTTGGCTCCAATCAGGCCCTGTGCTCAATCAATCAGCTGTCAGACAAACTGGTAGGAGATGACCTGGACTCCTCCCTGGCCAACCTGGTGGGAA ATCTCGGGATTGGAAATGGCACAACGAAAAA TGACATCCACTGGAGCCAGCCTGGGGAGAAGAGGCTGACTGGCGGTAGCAACTGGCAGcccaaagcagccccaaacacCACCTGGAACCCCGTCTCCATG ACCCCCCCAGTCATGGCCTACCCTGCAACAACACCCACAGGCATGATGGGAGGATATGGCATG CCACCCCAACAGCTTGGCTCTATGGGTATGATGAACCAACCCAACATGATGTACAACCAGCCCGTCATGAGGCCGCCCAACCCCTTCAGCTCTGTATCCAGCGcccag CCCTCTGCAGCCTCTAGTCCTTCCAGCCAGAGTCCTCTCAGAGCCCCTGGACAGGACCCATTTGCACAGCTCTCTCTCAAGGATTTCTTGTAG